The region TCGTTGGACGCGTGAATTTTAGTTCATCAGAAATACTATCTCTCGCTAAGAAAAAGCTGCAGGATGTAAATGCAAACATTGTTGGTATCGTTCTAAACGATGTTCCTATTGGCGGTTATCAGTACTATAACAGTGAATATTATTCGGACGATTCTGAGACAAAAAATACAAATGGAAACGGCGATGGCGGAGCAATTCTGCATCTCGAATAACGATTGCGGACCTTCTGAATTACTCTATAGTTTCCCATGGAAAAATCATTTCGAAATCATTGCATGAGCAAAATCGGCGTACCGTTTGCCGACGGACGTTGTTTGATCATCGGCGAGGTTGCGCAGTCTCATGACGGCAGTTTGGGAATGGCTCATTCCTTTATCGATGCGATCGCAGATGCAGGCGCGGATGCTGTTAAGTTTCAGACGCATATTGCTGCAGAAGAAAGCACTCCGAGCGAGCCGTGGCGGATCAAATTTAGCCCTCAGGATGAAACACGATACGAGTATTGGAAGCGAATGGAATTTACAAAGTCGCAATGGCTTGGTTTGAAGGAACATGCCGACGAGCGCGGAATTCTGTTTATGAGTTCGGCATTTTCTGATGCGGCTGTGGAATTGCTTTCTGATATTGGGATGAAGGTGTGGAAAATTGCTTCTGGTGAGATCGGTAGTGTGCAGCTTCTGCGGCGAATTGCAGGAACAGGTGACCCAATCATACTTTCTTCAGGAATGAGTGACTGGGCGGAATTAGACGCCGCAGTCGATGTTGTTCGGGAAACTGGAAACCAGCTTGCGGTGCTGCAATGTACGACAGCGTATCCTTGTCCGCCGGAATCCGTCGGGCTTAACATGCTCGACGTTTTAAGAGAAAGATACCAAATTCCCGTAGGCTTGTCCGACCACACCGGAAATGTATTTGCGGGTCTGGCCGCTGTTACGTTGGGGGCCGAGATACTCGAGATCCACGTCGCAATGAGTCGCGAGATGTTCGGGCCTGACGTAAAAGCTTCGGTTACGACAAGTGAATTAAGGCAATTGGTCGATGGTAGTAGACAGATCGAGAAAATGATCGCGTCACCTATTGATAAGGCCAAGATGGCGGGTGAAATGTCACATCTGCGATCGTTATTTACAAAGAGTATTGTTGCGGGAGCCGATCTTTCTGCCGGTACGATTTTGGCTCAAGAACATCTGAAGCTAAAAAAACCCGGTACGGGAATGCCCGCGTCGCAATTGCCCGATATTTTGGGTAAGAAACTTAGCCGTGATCTGCAGGTGGATGAATTTATTCAATTTACCGACCTTGTAGAGTCCAAGAACGGCTCTGGAGATTAATATCTGATGTCACGAAAAATTTGTGTTGTTGTAACGGCGAGGCCAAGCTACAGCCGTGTAAAAACTGTACTACAGGCAATTAAGGATCACCCCGATCTCGAATTGCAGCTTGTAGTCGCAGCATCTGCGCTGCTGGATCGATACGGAACGGCTGTGAACTTTATCGAGAAGGACGGTTTTGCAATCGATGCGCGCGTTTACATGGTTTTGGAAGGTGAAAACCCTGCGTCAATGGCCAAAACCACCGGCTTGGGAATCCTTGAGTTGGCAACAGTCTTCGATAATCTGAAACCAGACGTTGTGGTTACTGTTGCAGATCGCTTCGAGACCTTGGCAACCGCAGTCGCGGCATCGTATATGAATATTCCCGTCGCCCATATCCAGGGCGGCGAGGTTACAGGTTCTATTGATGAAAAGGTACGGCATTCTGTTACAAAACTTGCCGATCTACATTTAGTCGCGACACCGATGGCCGGTGAGCGTGTTAAAAAGATGGGTGAAGACAGCCGGAAGATCTATGTAACCGGTTGCCCGTCGATAGACATCGCCACTGACATACTTGATGATCCGTCGCTTAATTTTAATCCATTCGAGCGTTACGGCGGCGTAGGCATCCTTCATGAACTGGTCAACGGATACATTGTTGTAATGCAGCATCCGGTTACTACGGAACATGAAAAGGCCCGCCAGCACGTTATGGAAACGCTTGAGGCTGTTCACGAGATCAACATGCCGACATTGTGGTTCTGGCCAAATGTGGATGCGGGTTCGGACGGTACATCAAACGGCATACGTTCGTTTAGGGAAAAATACAATCCGGAAAATATACATTTCTTTAAGAGCATGTCACCGACAGATTTCTTGAGGCTGCTCTACAACTCCAAGTGTCTTATCGGTAATTCAAGTGTTGGAATTCGGGAATGTTCGTACTTAGGTGTGCCGGTTGTTAACATCGGAACTCGGCAAGTCGGACGTGAGAGAGGAAGCAACGTGATCGATGTCGCGTATGAAAAAGGAGCAATTCTTGCCGCAGCACGTGAGCAGATAAGCAGTAATAGACGCGACGGCGACAAACTTTATGGTGACGGAAACGCCGGTAAAAATATCGCAAAGGTTCTCGCTGAGGCTCCATTGAGTATCGAGAAGATGCTTACTTATTAGATGAGAGTACTGGGCATCATACCCGCACGCGGCGGCTCGAAAGGGGTTCATCGAAAAAATATAAGGCCATTGTGCGGAAAGCCATTGCTCGCTTACACGGCTGAGGCCGCAATCTCTGCAAGATTGACAAAGACGATCTTGAGCACCGAAGACGAAGAGATCGCGGACATCGGCAGATCGCTTGGCTTGGACGTTCCGTTTATGAGGCCTGTTGAACTGGCCGAAGACGCGACAGCGACATTTCCGGTGATACTTCACGCCGTTACCAAATTAGAATCGCTCGGAGAACATTACGATGCTGTTTGCCTGCTTCAGCCGACCAATCCGCTCAGGCGAACCGAAGACATAGATAACTGTATCGAAATATTGGAAAAGACCGGTGCGGATTCGGTGATCAGTATTTTGCCTGTGCCGCATGTTTATAATCCAAAATGGGTGTATTGGCGTTCACCTGATGGCGAGATGAAGTTGTCGAGTGGTGATGTTGAACCTGTATCGAGACGACAGGACCTGCCGCCCGCATTTCATCGCGAAGGTTCTGTTTATGTAACCAAGCGAAGTGTTCTGACCGAGTATGGAAACCTCTACGGCCGCAATGTTCGCGGTTACGAGATGGACGAAGCTAATTCGATAAATATTGACACGAAGGAAGATTGGAGTCAGGCCGAAGAGATGATCAAAAGCCGATCCATACAATCCGGAGCGTCGCAAACCGTTTAATTTATGTGCGGAATATCCGGAATATTTGGTAGATCATGGAGTGAGAAAGACCTCGCCGCTATGGTGACTTCGCAGCGGCATCGCGGGCCGGACGGTGAAGGGATCTATGTTAGTCCTGATCGCATAGCGGGCGTGGGACAAAACCGATTGGCGATCATCGACCTGTCTAATGCGGCAAGCCAGCCGATGTTTAGTTCATCAGGAGATCTGGTCGTCGTGCTCAACGGCGAGATCTACAATTACCTCGAACTGAAACGAGAGTTAGAGAGCGAATACACATTCAGAACTAGATCAGATACAGAAGTTTTGTTGGCAGCCTATCAAAAATGGGGACGCGGTTGTTTGGATAAACTGATCGGAATGTTTGCGTTCATCGTTTGGGATGTGAAAGAAAAACGAGCTTTTGCCGCTCGTGATCGTTTTGGCGTAAAGCCGTTGAACTTTCATCAAAAGAGCGATGGAACACTGCTGATAGCCAGTGAAATTAAGGCATTTCACGCGGCAGGCGTGTCGCTTGTCCCAGATGAGATCACATGGTCAACCTATCTTGCTAACGGCCAATACGACCATTCGAACCGTACATTTTGGAAAAATATTGAGTCTTTGCCGCCGGGGCACTTGTTGGAATGGAGCGATCAGAAAATAAAGGTCTCTCGCTGGTATGACATTGCCGAACGCTCGGGCGAAGTATTTGATACGCGTTCCGAAAACGAAGTTGCGGAAGAATATCTCGCGTTAATGAAGGAAAGCGTAAAGTTCCGCTTTCGCTCCGATGTCCCGGTTGGCATCAATCTCAGCGGCGGATTGGATTCATCGACGCTTTTAGGTTTGGTACACGCGGTTCAGGGCGAAGATAGTGATGTAAAAGTATTTACATTCGCCACGGGCGATGAGAATTATGACGAATTGCCCTGGGTCGAAAGTATGATAGCCAAAACAAATCACGATCTCGTCGTCTGTAAGTTGACAGCGAATGATGTTCCAAGTTTGGCAAGTGAGATTCAGGCTTGTCAGGACGAACCTTTTGGCGGCCTTCCGACTATCGCATATTCAACCGTATTTAAACGGGCGAAGGAAAACGGCGTTACCGTTTTGCTGGATGGCAATGGAATGGATGAGCAGTGGGCCGGTTACGATTATTACCTTCCAAAGACCAACGGGAACAAACCAAGTTTGATCCAGGGCACTAAGGAATCGCCGGTCAAGCCGGATTGTTTGACGCCAGAATTTCGTGCTTTGGCAGAGGCGAGCGATTTTCCGTCAGTTTTCACAGACAGCGTACGAAATCTTCAATACCGCGACACGCGATATACGAAGATACCAAAAGTGTTGCGATTCAACGACCGCATTTCGATGAAATATTCGACCGAATTACGAGAACCATTTTTGGATCACAGGTTGTTCGAGTTGGCATTTCGTCAGCCTATCGAACGCAAGATTAAAAACGGCACACGAAAGGCGATGCTGCGTCAGATCGCAAATGGGTTGATCCCGGAAAGCCTGACAGAAGCACCAAAGCGTCCGCTGCAAACGCCTCAGCGTGAATGGCTGCGTCACGAACTCAGAGAATGGGCTGATCAAACGATCGATACAGCACTGAATAGTTTTGCCGGCGAATGGCTGGATCGCGGAGCGGTGAAGACAGCGTGGTCGGATTTTTGCGGTGGAAAAGGCGATAACAGTTTTTATGTTTGGCAATGGATAAGTATCGGGTTAATGGCCTCAACCCATAAGCTGATGCCTGTCGTTGCCCAGCGTGCTTAAGCATGACAGATGAGGGAACAAGCCTAACGATGGAAACAAAGGGTTTAAGTAATTCCAATGAGTGGACGCTCGTAATACAGCCTAAAAGCGGCTGGTTCGATCTTCATCTCGGGGACCTATGGCGTTATCGCGATCTTGTGATGATGTTTGTCCGCCGCGATTTCTTCTCGCTGTATAAACAAACGATCCTCGGCCCGCTGTGGTTCATCATTCAGCCGTTGCTGACGACGCTGACGTTTACTGTGATCTTTGGGAACATTGCCCAGCTTTCTACCGACGGTTTGCCAAAAGTTTTGTTTTACCTTTCAGGCGTCACAGCCTGGAATTACTTTTCCGAATGCATGGTGAAAACCTCTGAGACCTTCAACCAAAATTCGGCAATTTTTGGTAAGGTCTTTTTTCCGAGGCTTGCCGTGCCGTTGTCGGTAGTGCTTTCAAACCTAATTAAATTTGGCATACAGCTTGGGTTGTTCCTGTGTTTCTATTTTTATTTTCTCGCGGGCGACAGCAATATCAGGCCGACGTCAGCACTGTTTTTACTGCCTGTTCTGCTTCTGATGATGGCGGCTCTCGGACTCGGCACGGGCATTATCGTTTCGTCTTTAACAACTCGTTACCGCGACCTTAGATTTCTTGTTCAATTCGGTACGCAGTTGTTAATGTACACGACGCCGGTTATCTTTCCGCTTTCAAAGATCCCGGAACAGTATCGATGGATGGTCGCTGCCAATCCTATGACTTCGATCATCGAAACATTTCGCTACGGCTTTCTTGGTACCGGAACGTTCAGTTGGGAAATGCTTGGATATTCGGCAGTAGTTACAGTGGTGATACTAGCGGTGGGAGTTGTGCTTTTCAATCACGTCGAGAAGACGTTCATGGATACGGTTTGACGCATTTTTATGGCTAATATGAAGGGCATAATACTTTTAGGCGGGCTTGGCTCACGGCTTTATCCGCTGACGCAGATCGCAAGCAAGCAGCTTCAGGCGGTTTACGATAAACCGATGGTCTATTACCCGCTGACAGTATTGATCGCCAGCGGAATTCGCGAATTGTGCGTGATCTCGACGCCCGAAGATCAGGGACGTTATCAGCAGCTGCTTGGCGATGGAACTAAATGGGGCCTGACGATCGAGTATCGCGTACAGCCTCGTCCCGAGGGAATAGCTCAGGTCTTTCTGATCGCGGAGGATTTCATCGGTGACGACAATGTCACGGTCATACTCGGCGACAATATTTTCTTTGGCGGCGATGCTTTTCCACGGGCATTTGACGATTTTGTGTCGGGAGCGACGATATTTGCGTACCATGTTAACGATCCGGAAAATTACGGCGTCGTTGAATTTGACGAACACGGAGCCGCGGTTTCTCTGGAGGAAAAACCAACGGATCCAAAGAGCCGATATGCTGTTCCGGGGCTTTATGTTTACGACAATCAGGTGGTTGAAATTGCGAAAGCTCTCAAACCGTCGGCACGCGGCGAGCTTGAGATCACCGATGTTAACAAAGAGTATCTAAAGCGCGGCAAATTAAAAGTGCGTCCGTTAAGCCGTGGCTTTGCATGGCTCGATGCGGGAACCAGCAGCGGGCTGTACGACGCATCGGTTTACGTTCGTACTATTGAAAAAAGGCAAGGCATAAAGATCGGATGCCCCGAAGAAGCAGCGTTGGTGCGAGGCTTTATGACTCTGGAACAGTTTGAAGAACTGCTAACAAAAATGCCCAATTGTGAATACAGCGAGTACCTGCACAACATTGCAGTCGAACAGCGAATGTCGAAAAAATTTCGCAATGCAAAATTGGCTGACGAGGGTTCTGCGTTAACTACAACGCACTCGTAAGCGATCCATTTTTACCCACTGTTGAATATTTAGTTTTCATTTATGTCCGACATCGTAATTGAGGTAGATAATCTCTCAAAACACTACCGCCTCGGGGTCATAGGCGGAAAGCGTCTCGTTGACGACGTCAGCCGACATTGGGCACGTCTCACCGGAAAGCCTGACCCGCTAGCCAAGATCGGTGCTAATAATAATGTAAAAACCAACGGCCATAATTCACCCGACGCGGATGAGCTTTGGGCATTGAGAGATGTTTCATTTGATGTGCATCAGGGTGAGGTTTTGGGCATCATCGGCCGCAACGGTGCCGGCAAAAGCACACTGCTAAAAGTACTTTCAAGAGTAACGGCCCCGACTCACGGTGAGGTTCGTGTAAAAGGGCGCATCGCAAGCCTTTTAGAGGTTGGGACCGGTTTTCATCCTGAACTTACAGGACGCGAGAATGTTTTCCTTAACGGTGCCATTCTCGGAATGACGAAAGCTGAGATCCGCTCAAAGTTTGATGAGATAGTCGAGTTTGCCGAGGTCTCAAAGTTTATCGACACGCCCGTCAAGCGTTACTCCAGCGGCATGTATGTCCGTCTTGCATTTGCTGTCGCGGCTCACTTGGAACCTGAGATACTGATCGTTGACGAAGTGTTGGCTGTCGGCGATGCTGAATTTCAAAAGAAGTGTCTTGGCAAAATGGGCGATGTGGCTTCACAAGGCAGAACGGTCCTTTTTGTCAGTCACAATATGGTTGCTGTGCAGACGCTATGCCAGCGCGCTATCATGCTGCGCGAAGGACGGCTGACCGGACAGGGTAATCCTGCAGAGATGATCACGGAGTATCTGCAAGGGTTTAACGTCCAGGATCAGATATCTGAATGGAAGTCTCCCGAAACAGCACCGGGCAACGATCTGATAAAGATCAAGAGCATTAAGGTAGTTCCCGAAAGCGATCAAAACGAAGGCCTGATCAGTATGCAGGACCAAGTAAATATTGAAACTGAATTCTGGTCGATGCTCCCGGATCGTGCAGTTCACTTAACTTATCATTTGCTTAATGAACAAGGCATCGTTGTGTTTACCACTTGGTCAAACTCGACGAAATATGATCCCGGTGTTTATAGGTCAACATTCCAAATTCCTGGCGGCTTTCTTAATTCCGGAATTTATCATCTGAAATTGCTCATTGTAGAAAATGGTGCCCGTGCAACTTATACGAACAATGGCATTGCGTCATTCAATGTCGTCGATCTTTCCTCAAGAGACGGAGCTTACATGGGTAAAGAGCCCGGCGTCGTGCAGCCTGTTTTGCAGTGGAGAACAGAGAGCGTCGGGAATATTTAGATGACAGGCTATCTGCATCCGAAATATGCCGAAACGTTATCAGAATTTGGAAGGCCGCAGGTGCTGCTGCGTTCCGGCGGCAATTTGTTGGTACGAAAAGTAGCGAACACTGATTACCAGGATGCAATGGGATGTTATCCATTGTTCTGCTGCGAAGACTGGGAACGATTGCCCGACGATCTTGAAGATTTCCAAGATGAGTTAGTGTCCGTAGCCTTGGTAACGGACCCTTTCGGTAATTTTGACATCGAAATGCTGCGGCTGTGTTTTCCGGACAAGATGTTCCATTTCAAAGATCATTTTGTGGTCGATTTCAGTTTGGAAGATTCGACAAAGATATCAGGCAATCACCGGCGTAACGTAGACAAAGCGATGCGTGAGGTGGTCGTTGAACGCTGCGGCCCTGATTCGACAGTGCTTGAGGATTGGGTAAGTTTATACGACGTGCTTATCAAGCGGCACAATATCAGCGGACTTACAGCATTTTCCCGCGGCGCATTTGAGATGTTGTTCAAGGTTCCAGGACTCGATGTTTTTCGCGCGATTCATCAAGGCGAAACTGTTGGCATGACTCTTTGGCTAATGCACAACAACGTCAGCTATTATCACTTAGGAGCATATAGCGAACGGGGTTATGAACTAGGAGCATCGTTTCCGATATTCCATACTGCGATAGAATATTTCCGTTCACAGGCGTTACGCGGACTAAATTTGGGGGCCGGAGCAGGGATAGGAGCAAAACAGCAAGACGGTTTGAGCAGATTCAAACAGGGCTGGTCGAACGCGACTCTTCCGGTCTATTTTTGCGGCCGCATATTTGACCGCGATCGCTATGCAAAGATCATGAATGAAACCGGTATGAGTGCAAATGATTTTTTCCCTGCATATCGTTTTGGGGAATTCCAAAGCCGGGAGGCTTAATTTATGGGAACGGATTCAGAGTTTATTCAGTCAGAAAAACAATTTTTAGACAAGGTGTATCACACATATACCGTTGACACCTCAGCTCAGACGATGGCGATGCGCAAGCTTATTATGCGCACTTTTGCTCCGTATTTGCGCGGCGGCAGAGCACTCGAATTGGGCTGTTCGGACGGTTTTATGACGGAGATGATCGCCAGCCACGTTGACCATCTCGATGTCGTCGACGGGTCGGAACTTTTTCTTGCCGAAGCCAGAAAACGAGATCTGCCAAATGTGAAATTCATTAATGCTCTTTT is a window of Chloracidobacterium sp. DNA encoding:
- a CDS encoding N-acetylneuraminate synthase family protein, with amino-acid sequence MSKIGVPFADGRCLIIGEVAQSHDGSLGMAHSFIDAIADAGADAVKFQTHIAAEESTPSEPWRIKFSPQDETRYEYWKRMEFTKSQWLGLKEHADERGILFMSSAFSDAAVELLSDIGMKVWKIASGEIGSVQLLRRIAGTGDPIILSSGMSDWAELDAAVDVVRETGNQLAVLQCTTAYPCPPESVGLNMLDVLRERYQIPVGLSDHTGNVFAGLAAVTLGAEILEIHVAMSREMFGPDVKASVTTSELRQLVDGSRQIEKMIASPIDKAKMAGEMSHLRSLFTKSIVAGADLSAGTILAQEHLKLKKPGTGMPASQLPDILGKKLSRDLQVDEFIQFTDLVESKNGSGD
- the neuC gene encoding UDP-N-acetylglucosamine 2-epimerase (hydrolyzing); the encoded protein is MSRKICVVVTARPSYSRVKTVLQAIKDHPDLELQLVVAASALLDRYGTAVNFIEKDGFAIDARVYMVLEGENPASMAKTTGLGILELATVFDNLKPDVVVTVADRFETLATAVAASYMNIPVAHIQGGEVTGSIDEKVRHSVTKLADLHLVATPMAGERVKKMGEDSRKIYVTGCPSIDIATDILDDPSLNFNPFERYGGVGILHELVNGYIVVMQHPVTTEHEKARQHVMETLEAVHEINMPTLWFWPNVDAGSDGTSNGIRSFREKYNPENIHFFKSMSPTDFLRLLYNSKCLIGNSSVGIRECSYLGVPVVNIGTRQVGRERGSNVIDVAYEKGAILAAAREQISSNRRDGDKLYGDGNAGKNIAKVLAEAPLSIEKMLTY
- a CDS encoding acylneuraminate cytidylyltransferase family protein translates to MRVLGIIPARGGSKGVHRKNIRPLCGKPLLAYTAEAAISARLTKTILSTEDEEIADIGRSLGLDVPFMRPVELAEDATATFPVILHAVTKLESLGEHYDAVCLLQPTNPLRRTEDIDNCIEILEKTGADSVISILPVPHVYNPKWVYWRSPDGEMKLSSGDVEPVSRRQDLPPAFHREGSVYVTKRSVLTEYGNLYGRNVRGYEMDEANSINIDTKEDWSQAEEMIKSRSIQSGASQTV
- the asnB gene encoding asparagine synthase (glutamine-hydrolyzing), producing MCGISGIFGRSWSEKDLAAMVTSQRHRGPDGEGIYVSPDRIAGVGQNRLAIIDLSNAASQPMFSSSGDLVVVLNGEIYNYLELKRELESEYTFRTRSDTEVLLAAYQKWGRGCLDKLIGMFAFIVWDVKEKRAFAARDRFGVKPLNFHQKSDGTLLIASEIKAFHAAGVSLVPDEITWSTYLANGQYDHSNRTFWKNIESLPPGHLLEWSDQKIKVSRWYDIAERSGEVFDTRSENEVAEEYLALMKESVKFRFRSDVPVGINLSGGLDSSTLLGLVHAVQGEDSDVKVFTFATGDENYDELPWVESMIAKTNHDLVVCKLTANDVPSLASEIQACQDEPFGGLPTIAYSTVFKRAKENGVTVLLDGNGMDEQWAGYDYYLPKTNGNKPSLIQGTKESPVKPDCLTPEFRALAEASDFPSVFTDSVRNLQYRDTRYTKIPKVLRFNDRISMKYSTELREPFLDHRLFELAFRQPIERKIKNGTRKAMLRQIANGLIPESLTEAPKRPLQTPQREWLRHELREWADQTIDTALNSFAGEWLDRGAVKTAWSDFCGGKGDNSFYVWQWISIGLMASTHKLMPVVAQRA
- a CDS encoding ABC transporter permease; the protein is METKGLSNSNEWTLVIQPKSGWFDLHLGDLWRYRDLVMMFVRRDFFSLYKQTILGPLWFIIQPLLTTLTFTVIFGNIAQLSTDGLPKVLFYLSGVTAWNYFSECMVKTSETFNQNSAIFGKVFFPRLAVPLSVVLSNLIKFGIQLGLFLCFYFYFLAGDSNIRPTSALFLLPVLLLMMAALGLGTGIIVSSLTTRYRDLRFLVQFGTQLLMYTTPVIFPLSKIPEQYRWMVAANPMTSIIETFRYGFLGTGTFSWEMLGYSAVVTVVILAVGVVLFNHVEKTFMDTV
- the rfbA gene encoding glucose-1-phosphate thymidylyltransferase RfbA, which gives rise to MANMKGIILLGGLGSRLYPLTQIASKQLQAVYDKPMVYYPLTVLIASGIRELCVISTPEDQGRYQQLLGDGTKWGLTIEYRVQPRPEGIAQVFLIAEDFIGDDNVTVILGDNIFFGGDAFPRAFDDFVSGATIFAYHVNDPENYGVVEFDEHGAAVSLEEKPTDPKSRYAVPGLYVYDNQVVEIAKALKPSARGELEITDVNKEYLKRGKLKVRPLSRGFAWLDAGTSSGLYDASVYVRTIEKRQGIKIGCPEEAALVRGFMTLEQFEELLTKMPNCEYSEYLHNIAVEQRMSKKFRNAKLADEGSALTTTHS
- a CDS encoding ABC transporter ATP-binding protein, yielding MSDIVIEVDNLSKHYRLGVIGGKRLVDDVSRHWARLTGKPDPLAKIGANNNVKTNGHNSPDADELWALRDVSFDVHQGEVLGIIGRNGAGKSTLLKVLSRVTAPTHGEVRVKGRIASLLEVGTGFHPELTGRENVFLNGAILGMTKAEIRSKFDEIVEFAEVSKFIDTPVKRYSSGMYVRLAFAVAAHLEPEILIVDEVLAVGDAEFQKKCLGKMGDVASQGRTVLFVSHNMVAVQTLCQRAIMLREGRLTGQGNPAEMITEYLQGFNVQDQISEWKSPETAPGNDLIKIKSIKVVPESDQNEGLISMQDQVNIETEFWSMLPDRAVHLTYHLLNEQGIVVFTTWSNSTKYDPGVYRSTFQIPGGFLNSGIYHLKLLIVENGARATYTNNGIASFNVVDLSSRDGAYMGKEPGVVQPVLQWRTESVGNI
- a CDS encoding GNAT family N-acetyltransferase; translated protein: MTGYLHPKYAETLSEFGRPQVLLRSGGNLLVRKVANTDYQDAMGCYPLFCCEDWERLPDDLEDFQDELVSVALVTDPFGNFDIEMLRLCFPDKMFHFKDHFVVDFSLEDSTKISGNHRRNVDKAMREVVVERCGPDSTVLEDWVSLYDVLIKRHNISGLTAFSRGAFEMLFKVPGLDVFRAIHQGETVGMTLWLMHNNVSYYHLGAYSERGYELGASFPIFHTAIEYFRSQALRGLNLGAGAGIGAKQQDGLSRFKQGWSNATLPVYFCGRIFDRDRYAKIMNETGMSANDFFPAYRFGEFQSREA